One region of Scophthalmus maximus strain ysfricsl-2021 chromosome 15, ASM2237912v1, whole genome shotgun sequence genomic DNA includes:
- the ctage5 gene encoding uncharacterized protein ctage5, translating into MAVSAADRLLWITGMVFVIVPHISMGSLSDYKICGNSGCESPMSRVKAIRDHRGKDCRFLSFRRGDTISVYHKLTGRREDLWAGSIDKQFGYFPKDAVKEEQVYATIEKVVETQRSDFFCMDELGYPIDSSDLDSEDENGDQKIQIQESESTPTVPHTDDTNTESPSPSADPSADFPVPPQQADATTTAGDENKNAGDAAAGTQGGRKEAPDNLAAPSEQGGSPSSSWLGSSVTGWLGLGREEESVDVAEEAKDNDSKETKSETFTSSVTGWLGFGGEGIPDDTVESGEDDKESADSLTSTMTGWLGFSGETKTDSAKTEQDGKRETGDENEPEVTFRSRRMSLDLEGSQLHEEEEKEVRTLDWLGSGLSRTLGFGATTQESGHGAGADREAEETVEEEKEQSSSSWFGIGNILGFGKDESEVDESTGGRSKDEDTTFERETLLENGDASQTQTEEEKIEPDTTRLEEKRETEINPEVGDSSVNSSSNKDKELDVDEQGQVPQSEIEAESDTSALEENSSDMTEDSGGSKNDAASTVEQKDIFPQTALGEKPFTIDEERSAETEGEEHQVPKTIEKDINREPRGEEIRTDQDFLTQPGISVELSPEDLPSDSTVQSVGEAEGDERGTEITPVETGAGGDGQDSDGSDDETDALRREMSATQTDESAERSQGNAGESSGKSQPLPSSGTAEERHEPVHSEDGSVSDHGVKPVAENSEKPATIVDNNVETETHHELGGEGGVWLGLFNSTERRSEESLFEKASEEETGTISPGESTTLMENNGDQVSASPQAERTVAKGEVDVEKLKETEENLQNDLHHAQTEKETLNFEKGVLSESRLKEADESEKETETGEVDGEEEKQEEKLNVTQDELKEEGGLQQGKEEEKLDEAEVLKEKEEQQGVKEIQEEGKQEAVEELEKERRREELMEVEEIKEEEQQNDMEEKKEEDKQNEVLESNEEEEKQEKEEELNGETTQGGMNELKGNEEQWEVKETQGEGKQEDVEELNNVEETKEEEKQGEVGEMREKEKPEESEEEEKQEADETKGVEELQVEVEELKEAEEEKQEEAVELMGEKQQAVVGQLKEGEKREEAEEVEGERKQEDVDELLGGEKREETKEVNEEKKPEEVEESKEEEKQEIEEFKEEVEELKGETEQEEVEALTVKEKQQEEVEEVKEEEKQKEIEEIKEKEKQEVVVELNVEEEERERVEELQGEKKQEEVEELKEEENIEEVDEAEEKKQVDEAEEKKQEEVEELKEEENIEEVDEAEEKKQEKEEENIEEVDDAEEKNQEEVEELKEEEKREAVDEAEEKKQEEVEELKEEENIEELEEEEKREAVDEAEEKKPEEVEELKEEENIEEVDEAEEKKQVEESKVEEKQEIEKFKEEEKQEKVEELQGEKKPVEVEEELIEKEKQQEVKEMQEAVKEEEKQKEIGEIKVTQTQGEFVELKIEEEEQVEVEDLQGEKKQEEVEEEKREEVDEAQEKTQEEETKQQEANERHEGKQDEREEVMEENGRRQGELKKAEEIKEDDKQKEIEEIEEKEKREVEDEKQKKAEELRGETKHGEVGELKVEEKKEKAEEEKEEERQEEAEESGEEGQRNEREEVEEEKRELKETRQVNDGEDDKREKEEVSPECFNERWHRALHGEAVRDRGENIFSGDGSSSADGGKIPKENPNVNPGEFLAKPSEETERIRIRQEEDEDGLDVDRPRSGESSLSYDVLLQTAENGEDGHGDPGDLSDDKVLHQGRNTERGDTETSSEGISSEAGGDVRGSEMNESAESPAVTRERAVPRVSEDPAGSSPPTTETGAFGLFRNAFGFFRQAPVAGTTDPVGSGPSLDTNTVEASQTQSPQISEQVVDWNQVDEQDFHADSPVTTAPVEQPRHSSPSADLQSTTPSLHTETPLRTKTLSKHYNNLPAYMSVDEATVLTELFGRHKLQFLDYMLGSSGSAREEPEHDESILSDVERLLRYHGETLAAPGTRLADAPREDKEKTRTLIALQKLEMLITRVRETSSTGKSDTSEGDHQAEAGCAGVSTHGKDRELSTGEDSRKTGGPSVTLDNNDIHRMNEGLRHEKERETPDERREEGDEGCEEERVPAASRPHNQSGTPEPLEGLTKQILDFVHRIAEESATHVRAAGELVTWTAQSVWNCAVWFVDMLDSSHVDVTSPCATRRRPSCQAGCGSSTLHTLSQLGKPTCCEGENRFKYSTGTRIVKFLMDDYEASSVVSSLPDDIRPGPDLYGVPWEPIIVSSVLGLVTLLLFTCRCYSSVRSRMYRGKEQWMAAQAAELLDEKCKVLETLSKCQQEYDELEDSLRDSGALAQTQKTEHLEMKARQLEHAKKELERDLEQLKDQLEWQKQHREEQERRIAVLEEGMKTFDEETKELQSQEEQAQTTLKVYSMNSDRLQRNLETSGEENTLLQESNAQLRQQVEGWAERVSELEEEMRRCEVTYSGMQQDVANKDERIMSLTDCLLRMKAWDSDLEEEEGAEKETSNGAPGNEEENGRGERTDSQGHLQKVQKLIYAAKLNADLKSVDEDKDRVFAKLNNEVKFKEDLQVSIKELENEKVSLQSDAEHYSDQVQRLQQKLQIMTEMYQENELKLHRLLTVEEKERLQKEEKLNKADKNIALAMEELNNYRQRAEEMEEELEKSKQSYQTQISAHEKKAHNNWLAARAADRDLTDIRRENALLRQKLTDTQFKLEALDKDPYALDSLARPMPFRAERSPYGPSPLGRPASETRAFLSPPTLMDGPPTRLSPRVGRGPMEPPGGQGEMERSGGPHSDSGSISPTWERDRRGPPSGPPGPLGPPGYMFPEPGGPLFRRPPPHPGAMGLLPPPGSLPPGPPPPHLRGFPPAGPPGPPHPADMADGSFRENSLGPGEQDHRESGPGDRRTPPEADPRMGGPLPPGPPGGAMDGPFPRRAPYGPPPPDFYASRGPGGPPMMPRWAPPPPGMMFPPRFPPGGPLPPAPHPHYGPPMRHRPADSLPPPSMGPPPHPQQALPSPPHSQSPDEHRPSPEDAI; encoded by the exons ATGGCCGTCTCAGCGGCTGACAGGCTCCTGTGGATTACAGGCATGGTGTTTGTGATTGTTCCTCACATCAGTATGGGATCGTTGTCTGACTACAAGATCTGTGGAAATTCTGGGTGTGAAA gccCGATGAGCAGGGTGAAGGCCATCAGGGACCACCGCGGCAAGGACTGTCGCTTCCTGAGCTTCAGACGCGGAGACACCATCTCTGTTTACCACAAACTGACCGGAAGGAGAGAAGACCTCTGGGCGGGCAGT ATTGACAAACAGTTTGGCTATTTCCCAAAGGATGCGGTGAAAGAGGAGCAGGTTTATGCAACTATTGAGAAAGTAGTGGAAACACAG AGGTCTGATTTCTTCTGTATGGATGAGTTGGGCTATCCTATTGACTCCAGTGATCTGGACAGTGAGGATGAAAACGGTGATCAGAAAATCCAAATCCAGGAGTCGGAATCCACCCCAACCGTCCCACACACTGacgacacaaacactgaaagtcCTTCGCCGTCGGCAGACCCCTCCGCAGATTTTCCTGTTCCACCACAGCAGGCCGATGCCACAACAACAGCAGGGGACGAAAACAAAAACGCTGGCGATGCTGCTGCCGGGACTCAAGGAGGGCGCAAGGAAGCCCCAGACAATCTCGCAGCTCCGAGCGAACAAGGTGGGTCTCCCTCCTCTTCGTGGCTCGGTTCTTCAGTGACAGGATGGTTAGGtttggggagagaggaagaatcCGTTGACGTGGCTGAAGAAGCGAAAGACAATGACAGCAAAGAAACAAAGTCCGAAACTTTTACTTCATCAGTGACCGGATGGCTCGGGTTTGGAGGAGAAGGAATACCTGACGATACTGTGGAAAGTGGAGAAGACGATAAGGAAAGTGCTGATTCGCTCACTTCAACCATGACTGGGTGGCTCGGCTTCAGCGGAGAGACAAAAACGGATTCTGCAAAAACTGAGCAAGATGGCAAAAGAGAAACAGGGGATGAAAATGAGCCAGAAGTGACATTCAGGAGCAGAAGGATGTCTCTGGACCTAGAGGGCAGCCAGTtacacgaggaggaggagaaagaggtgcGGACATTGGATTGGCTAGGAAGTGGACTGTCGCGCACACTGGGCTTTGGCGCGACCACTCAGGAGTCAGGGCACGGGGCCGGTGCTGACAGGGAGGCCGAGGAGACAgttgaggaagagaaggaacagTCATCGTCTTCTTGGTTTGGGATCGGGAACATTTTAGGATTCGGGAAAGACGAGAGCGAAGTCGATGAGAGCACAGGGGGTCGCTCTAAAGACGAGGACACAACCTTTGAACGGGAAACTCTTTTAGAGAATGGAGACGCcagtcaaacacagacagaggaggaaaaaatagaGCCTGACACAACCCGGCTGGAGGAAAAGCGTGAGACGGAAATAAACCCAGAAGTGGGAGATAGTAGTGTTAACAGCAGTTCCAATAAAGACAAAGAATTAGATGTGGATGAACAAGGTCAAGTTCCTCAATCTGAGATAGAGGCAGAGTCTGACACCTCAGCACTGGAGGAAAACAGTAGCGACATGACTGAGGATTCGGGCGGCAGCAAGAACGATGCTGCATCCACGGTCgaacaaaaagacatttttcctcAGACCGCGTTAGGGGAAAAGCCCTTCACGATAGATGAGGAAAGATCTGCAGAAACAGAGGGCGAAGAGCATCAGGTGCCCAAAACAATAGAAAAAGACATTAACAGGGAGCCACGGGGGGAGGAAATTAGAACTGATCAAGATTTTCTGACACAACCTGGCATCAGTGTTGAGCTCAGTCCAGAGGATTTACCTTCAGACTCCACTGTACAATCTGTAGGCGAGGCtgagggagatgagagagggaccGAAATCACCCCCGTTGAAACTGGTGCCGGAGGCGACGGTCAAGACAGTGATGGAAGCGACGATGAGACTGACGCCCTTCGCAGAGAAATGTCCGCGACTCAGACCGATGAATCAGCAGAGCGCAGTCAAGGCAATGCGGGGGAGAGCAGCGGAAAGAGTCAGCCTCTCCCCTCATCCGGCACAGCTGAGGAGAGACATGAACCCGTTCACAGTGAGGACGGAAGTGTAAGTGATCATGGTGTAAAACCCGTCGCTGAAAATTCAGAGAAGCCTGCGACTATTGTTGATAATAATGTAGAGACAGAGACGCATCATGAGttaggaggggagggaggagttTGGCTTGGGTTGTTCAACTCAACTGAGAGGAGATCGGAAGAAAGTCTGTTTGAAAAAGcctcagaggaggagacgggaacCATTTCCCCCGGTGAGAGCACCACACTGATGGAGAACAATGGAGACCAGGTGTCTGCGTCTCCACAGGCGGAACGGACGGTCGCAAAGGGTGAAGTTGATGTTGAAAAGCTAAAGGAAACTGAGGAAAACCTACAAAATGACCTCCATCACGCTCAAACTGAGAAAGAGACACTCAATTTTGAGAAAGGGGTTTTGAGTGAAAGTCGTCTAAAGGAAGCTGATGAGTCAGAGAAAGAAACGGAGACCGGAGAAGTtgatggagaagaggaaaagcaggaggagaagctaAATGTGACCCAGGATGAAttaaaggaggagggagggttacagcagggaaaagaggaggagaagctggatgAGGCTGAGGtgttaaaagaaaaggaggagcagcagggagTGAAGGAAATACAAGAAGAGGGGAAGCAGGAAGCGGTGGAGGAGttagagaaggagaggagacgggaggagttAATGGAGGTTGAGGAAATAaaggaagaggaacagcagaacgacatggaggagaaaaaagaagaggataaACAGAATGAGGTTTTGGAGTCAaacgaagaggaagaaaaacaggagaaagaggaggagttaAACGGGGAAACTACGCAAGGGGGGATGAACGAGCTAAAGGGAAACGAGGAGCAGTGGGAAGTGAAAGAAACACAAGGAGAAGGGAAGCAGGAAGATGTGGAGGAGTTAAATAATGtggaggaaacaaaggaagaggaaaagcaaGGTGAAGTGGGGGagatgagagaaaaggagaaaccggaggaaagtgaggaggaagaaaaacaggaagcgGATGAGACAAAAGGGGTGGAGGAGTTACAGGTGGAGGTTGAGGAGttaaaagaggcagaggaagaaaaacaggaggaagcAGTAGAGTTAAtgggagagaagcagcaggcGGTGGTGGGGCAGttaaaggaaggagagaaaagagaggaggctgaggaggtagagggagagaggaaacaggaagatgTAGATGAGTTactgggaggagagaagagagaggagacaaaggaggTAAACGAAGAGAAGAAgccggaggaggtggaggagtcaaaagaggaagagaagcaggagaTAGAAGAGTTtaaggaggaagtggaggagttAAAGGGGGAGactgagcaggaggaggtggaggcctTGACGGTaaaggagaagcagcaggaagaggtggaggaggtaaaggaagaggaaaagcagAAGGAAATAgaggagataaaagaaaaggagaaacaggAGGTGGTCGTGGAGTTAaatgtggaagaggaagaacgaGAGAGAGTGGAAGAGTTACAAGGcgagaagaagcaggaggaggtggaggagttaaaggaggaagagaacattgAAGAGGTGGAtgaggcagaagagaagaagcag GTGGAtgaggcagaagagaagaagcaggaagaggtggaggagttaaaggaggaggagaacattgAAGAGGTGGAtgaggcagaagagaagaagcaggaaaaggaggaggagaacattgAAGAGGTGGATGATGCAGAAGAGAAGAAccaggaggaggtagaggagttaaaggaggaggagaaaagggaagcagtggatgaggcagaagagaagaagcaggaggaggtggaggagttaaaggaggaggagaacattgAAGAG ttagaggaggaggagaaaagggaagcagtggatgaggcagaagagaagaagccggaagaggtggaggagttaaaggaggaggagaacattgAAGAGGTGGAtgaggcagaagagaagaagcaggTGGAGGAGTCAAAAGTGGAAGAGAAGCAGGAGATAGAAAAGTttaaggaggaagaaaaacaggagaaagtggaggagtTACAAGGGGAGAAGAAGcctgtggaggtggaggaggagttaaTCGaaaaggagaagcagcaggaagtgaaggaaaTGCAGGAAGCGgtaaaggaagaggaaaagcagAAGGAAATAGGGGAGATAAAagtaacacagacacagggggAGTTTGTGGAGTTAAAGATTGAGGAGGAAGAACAAGTGGAAGTGGAGGATTTACAAGgggagaagaagcaggaggaggtggaggaggagaaaagggaagaggtGGATGAGGCACAAGAGAagacgcaggaggaggagactaaGCAGCAGGAAGCGAATGAAAGACATGAGGGGAAGCAGGACGAGAGGGAGGAAGTAATGGAAGAAAATGGAAGGAGACAGGGGGAGTTAAAGAAGGCGGAGGAAATAAAGGAAGATGATAAGCAGAAGGAAATAGAGGAGatagaagaaaaggagaaacgggaggtggaggatgaaaagcagaagaaagcaGAAGAGTTAAGGGGGGAGACAAAGCATGGAGAGGTGGGAGAGTTAAAggtagaagagaagaaagaaaaggcggaggaggaaaaagaagaggagaggcaggaggaggcagaggagtccGGTGAGGAAGGACAGCgcaatgagagagaggaggttgaggaagagaaaagggagcTCAAAGAAACGCGGCAGGTGAATGACGGTGAGGATgacaagagggagaaagaggaggtgagcCCCGAATGTTTCAATGAGCGTTGGCACCGAGCTCTTCACGGCGAAGctgtgagagacagaggtgagAATATATTCTCTGGGGATGGATCAAGTTCAGCAGACGGGGGGAAAATcccaaaagaaaatccaaatgtTAACCCAGGGGAGTTTCTGGCTAAACCCTCTGAGGAAACGGAGAGAATCAGAATACgacaggaagaagatgaggacgGTTTGGACGTTGATCGGCCACGTTCAGGTGAGAGTAGTCTGTCTTATGACGTTTTACTTCAGACAGCTGAGAACGGAGAAGATGGCCACGGGGACCCAGGTGACCTCTCTGACGACAAAGTGCTCCACCAGGGGAGAAACACTGAGCGTGGAGACACTGAAACCAGCAGCGAGGGGATTTCCTCCGAGGCCGGCGGTGACGTGAGAGGGAGTGAGATGAACGAGTCCGCCGAAAGCCCGGCTGTGACGCGTGAACGAGCGGTGCCACGTGTGTCCGAAGATCCCGCTGGATCTTCACCTCCAACGACAGAGACTGGAGCTTTCGGACTTTTCAGAAATGCCTTTGGCTTCTTCCGCCAAGCGCCTGTCGCCGGAACAACGGACCCTGTTGGTTCCGGCCCAAGTTTGGATACAAATACGGTTGAGGCATCTCAAACACAAAGCCCTCAGATCTCTGAGCAGGTGGTGGATTGGAATCAGGTAGATGAACAGGATTTCCACGCAGACTCTCCTGTCACGACAGCGCCAGTGGAGCAACCACGGCATTCTTCCCCCTCTGCCGACCTCCAGTCCACAACTCCATCTCTGCACACAGAAACCCCCCTCCGGACGAAGACCCTCTCCAAGCACTACAACAACCTCCCGGCCTACATGAGTGTGGATGAGGCGACTGTTCTGACGGAGCTCTTTGGTCGACACAAGCTGCAGTTTTTGGATTACATGTTGGGGAGCTCAGGGAGTGCGAGGGAGGAACCTGAGCACGATGAATCCATTCTTTCGGATGTGGAAAGACTCCTGCGTTATCACGGCGAGACGCTGGCCGCTCCCGGCACGAGGCTCGCGGATGCACCGCGGGAGGACAAGGAGAAGACCAGGACACTCATCGCTCTTCAGAAACTCGAAATGCTGATCacaagagtgagagagacatcCAGCACAGGAAAATCAGACACTAGTGAAGGAGACCATCAAG CTGAGGCCGGCTGTGCCGGTGTGTCAACTCACGGCAAAGATCGAGAACTGAGCACCGGGGAAGACTCAAGGAAGACAGGAGGTCCCTCTGTAACCCTGGATAACAACGACATCCACAGAATGAACGAAGGACTGCGGcatgaaaaagagagggaaacacccgatgagagaagagaagagggcgACGAAGGATGCGAGGAAGAGCGCGTGCCCGCTGCATCCCGTCCTCATAATCAGTCAGGAACACCAGAGCCACTGGAAG GGCTAACAAAGCAGATTCTGGACTTTGTTCATCGCATCGCCGAAGAATCAGCCACTCACGTTCGAGCCGCGGGGGAGCTTGTCACATGGACTGCTCAG AGTGTCTGGAACTGTGCGGTCTGGTTCGTCGACATGCTGGACTCGTCACATGTTGATGTGACTTCTCCCTGCGCCACTCGGCGGCGTCCCAGCTGTCAGGCTGGCTGCGGGTCGTCTACATTACACACGTTGAGCCAGCTTGGCAAACCAACGTGCTGCGAAGGGGAAAACCGTTTCAAATATTCCACAGGCACACGGATCGTCAAGTTTCTAATGGATGACTATGAAGCCAGTTCA GTTGTGTCGTCGCTGCCTGATGACATCAGACCCGGGCCGGACCTGTACGGGGTGCCGTGGGAACCGATCATCGTCTCCAGTGTGTTGGGACTGGTGACGCTGCTGTTGTTCACCTGTAGATGTTATAGCTCT GTCAGAAGCAGAATGTATCGAG GTAAAGAGCAGTGGATGGCTGCACAGGCTGCGGAGTTGCTGGATGAGAAGTGTAAAGTCCTTGAGACTCTTAGTAAATGTCAACAAGAG TATGATGAACTGGAGGACTCACTGAGGGACAGCGGTGCCTTGGCCCAAACTCAAAAGACAGAACATCTGGAG ATGAAAGCCAGGCAGTTGGAACATGCTaagaaggagctggagagggaTCTCGAACAACTGAAGGATCAACTGGAATGGCAGAAGCAACACAGGGAAGAGCAAGAAAGAAGG ATAGCAGTGCTCGAAGAGggcatgaaaacatttgacgAGGAAACCAAAGAACTCCAGTCACAGGAAGAGCAG GCACAGACCACTCTGAAAGTGTACAGTATGAACAGCGACAGACTGCAAAGGAACCTTGAAACATCTGGAGAGGAGAACACGCTTCTTCAAGAGAGCAATGCTCAG CTGAGGCAGCAGGTGGAGGGATGGGCAGAAAGAGTGAGCGAATTGGAGGAGGAGATGCGGAGGTGTGAGGTCACCTACAGCGGGATGCAGCAGGATGTGGCCAATAAAGATGAGCGTATTATG TCTTTGACAGACTGCCTGCTGAGGATGAAAGCTTGGGATTCAgatctggaggaagaggaaggagcagagaaGGAGACATCCAATGGGGCGCCAGGAAATGAAGAGGAGAATGGCAGAGGGGAGAGGACCGACTCGCAAGGCCATTTACAGAAAGTCCAGAAACTCATCTATGCTGCTAAG cTGAACGCAGACCTCAAATCAGTAGATGAAGACAAGGACAGAGTGTTTGCAAAATTGAATAATgaagtcaaatttaaagaaGATCTGCAAG TGAGCATTAAGGAGCTGGAGAATGAGAAAGTCTCTCTGCAGTCAGATGCTGAGCACTACTCAGATCAG GTCCAGCGATTGCAACAGAAACTCCAgattatgacagaaatgtaccAGGAGAATGAGCTGAAGCTGCACAG actgCTTAccgtggaggagaaggagcgcCTGCAGAAAGAAGAGAAGTTAAACAAAGCAGACAAAAACATTGCATTGGCCATGGAAGAACTCAACAACTACAG ACAACGAGccgaggagatggaggaggagctggagaaatCCAAGCAGTCTTACCAGACCCAGATATCTGCACATGAGAAGAAGGCTCACAATAACTGG CTCGCGGCCCGAGCAGCGGACAGGGACCTGACAGACATCAGGAGAGAGAATGCCCTCCTGAGACAGAA gctgacagacacacagttcaAGCTAGAGGCTCTTGATAAAGACCCATACGCTTTGGACAGTCTGGCCAGACCAATGCCTTTcagag CTGAAAGGTCGCCGTATGGTCCCTCTCCTCTGGGTCGACCAGCATCTGAAACCAGAgcttttctgtctcctccaACATTAATGGATGGACCGCCCACTCGATTGTCTCCTAGAG TGGGCCGTGGTCCCAtggagccccctggtggccaaGGGGAGATGGAGCGGAGTGGAGGTCCTCATTCAGACAGTGGTTCAATCTCTCCCACATGGGAGAGAGATCGCAGAGGACCCCCGTCAGGACCCCCTGGGCCGCTAGGACCTCCAG GCTATATGTTCCCAGAACCAGGAGGTCCCTTGTTCAGGAGACCTCCGCCACATCCAGGAGCTATGGGCCTTTTGCCCCCTCCgggctccctccctcctggccctcctccccctcatctcaGGGGGTTCCCTCCTGCTGGCCCACCAGGACCTCCCCACCCAGCAGACATGGCAG ATGGCTCGTTTAGAGAAAACAGCCTTGGACCTGGTGAACAGGATCACAGAGAG TCTGGTCCCGGTGATCGAAGGACTCCCCCCGAAGCAGACCCAAGGATGGGGGGCCCGCTGCCTCCTGGACCGCCGGGGGGCGCCATGGATGGTCCCTTCCCTCGTAGAGCTCCCTACGGACCCCCACCTCCTGATTTCTACGCTTCAAGGGGACCGGGGGGCCCTCCCATGATGCCTC GGTgggctcctccacctccagggATGATGTTCCCACCTCGTTTCCCCCCCGGTGgacctcttcctccagctcctcatcctcactATGGTCCCCCCATGCGTCACCGTCCTGCCGACAGCCTCCCGCCTCCTTCTATgggtcctcctcctcatcctcagcaggccctcccctccccgccgcACAGCCAGTCACCAGACGAGCACAGACCCTCACCTGAAGACGCCATTTGA
- the brms1la gene encoding breast cancer metastasis-suppressor 1-like protein-A, which translates to MPVHRDREKKESTAEEMEVEEHEQEASSTEEEDSDTSSVSDDGDSSEMDEEDCERRRIECLDEMSNLEKQFTDLKDQLYRERLSQVNSKLQEVEAGRAAEYLEPLAVLLENMQVRTKVAGIYRELCLESVKNKYQCEIQAACQHWESEKLLLFDTVQSELEEKIRRLEEDRHSIDITSELWNDELSGRKKRRDALSPDKKKRRPSVVSGPYIVYMLPDLDILEDWTAIRKAVATLGPHRGKTDADSPVFPFRPDRNRPILNC; encoded by the exons ATGCCGGTGCACCGTGAccgggagaagaaggagagtacggcagaggagatggaggtggaagagCATGAGCAGGAGGCGTCCAGCACGGAAGAGGAGGATTCGGACACCTCCTCTGTCTCGGATGATGGAGACAGCTCAG AAATGGACGAGGAGGACTGTGAGCGGAGGAGGATCGAGTGCCTGGATGAAATGTCCAACCTGGAGAAACAGTTCACAGATCTCAAAGACCA GCTGTATCGTGAGCGTCTCAGTCAGGTGAACAGCAAACTGCAAGAGGTGGAGGCTGGTCGGGCAGCGGAGTATCTGGAACCTCTGGCGGTGCTGCTGGAGAACATGCAGGTCCGCACTAAAGTGGCAG gTATCTACAGGGAGTTGTGTCTGGAATCTGTGAAGAACAAGTATCAGTGTGAGATCCAGGCGGCATGTCAGCACTGGGAG agCGAGAAGCTCCTGCTGTTCGACACGGTGCAGAgtgaactggaggagaaaatcaGAAGACTGGAGGAAGACAGACACAGCATCGACATCACGTCGG AGCTGTGGAATGACGAGTTGtcggggaggaagaagaggagagacgcTCTTAGTCCAGataagaagaagagaagacCCTCAGTCGTCTCTG GCCCATATATTGTCTACATGTTACCTGACCTGGACATCCTGGAGGACTGGACGGCCATCAGAAAG GCTGTGGCTACGCTGGGCCCCCACAGAGGGAAGACCGACGCCGATAGCCCCGTGTTCCCATTCAGACCGGATCGAAACAGACCCATACTGAACTGCTGA